The following proteins are encoded in a genomic region of Catellatospora sp. TT07R-123:
- a CDS encoding sorbosone dehydrogenase family protein — protein MRLGAVGAVLASAVLFIGAAGAAPAQARALAPQAPVITEPDAEGKLVSGADVHMETRPMQNNDAGDTHLCTDWEIWTENPSSGERVWFAGCVSGVGRVHVHLGDGVFEHSFADRRDLAPDRTYTLRVRHRDTAGAWGPYATRRFRTDVEKKPLPGAPDWKVSQPGYVVEEVGDDMKLPVNIAMVPGWNGDPTKPLFYVTELYGRIKVFTGDFKKSTYADDLLDFDPSAQFPGTGEMGLTGIVVDPKSGDVFASMITKDDGDLLPKIVRFHSTDGGLTAATKTTVIKMDDEEQSASHQISNLTIGPDGKLYVHLGDGFDASTAKDLDSFRGKVLRMNLDGTAPADNPFYDAKKPDKARSYVWAYGFRNPFGGAWRATDGQHYEVENGPSSNDRFARVTKGADYHWSGGSSGLTKNALYNWKTTQGPVNVAFTEPDVFHAAGFPQDKYGHAFVTLSGPTWASGPQSRGKRIVEFEFDKDGSVEDPKTLIQYTGSGKTSVAGLAPGPDGLYFTGLYPKSGDATDSGAKIYRVRYVQKASSAPVTVYSDSAFRGDSAKLGTGITDGTGTGFGGVKDDSVSSLKVAGGYRAVVCAGGTAAPTGLGTCRYFGPGEHPALDVLNDQASLIAVFSNPEAGRGVVGYRDADLGDVAQTLGTGMYESVAGELDGGDSAPINALKANPGYRAIACDKDRTGGAALGTCRIFDSGTYKDLGDLAGKISLVGVVGPPVTAFAQAGAKGDEQSFEPGVYEGSRGELKGVGDNAVTTLRVEPGFHAVACANDGSTGAGTATLGRCRSFPAGEHNLAGTDLDDAVSLLAVYAGPGTGEGAKAYQDRDLQGSSSTYGSGLYEAALDQLGKVGNDKATSLRVTPGWRAVGCEQSSGKNTVVDLGLCRYFGPGDYPFVGADLNDKISMLAVGPRPQVAAKG, from the coding sequence ATGAGGTTGGGAGCTGTCGGCGCCGTACTGGCGTCGGCGGTCCTGTTCATCGGCGCGGCCGGGGCGGCACCCGCCCAGGCCCGCGCGCTGGCGCCGCAGGCGCCCGTCATCACCGAACCCGACGCCGAGGGCAAGCTGGTCAGCGGCGCGGACGTGCACATGGAAACCCGGCCGATGCAGAACAACGACGCCGGCGACACGCACCTGTGCACCGACTGGGAGATCTGGACCGAGAACCCGTCCAGCGGTGAGCGGGTCTGGTTCGCCGGGTGCGTCAGCGGCGTCGGCCGGGTGCACGTGCACCTGGGCGACGGCGTGTTCGAGCACTCCTTCGCCGACCGGCGCGACCTGGCGCCGGACCGGACGTACACGCTGCGGGTGCGCCACCGCGACACCGCCGGCGCGTGGGGGCCGTACGCCACCCGCCGCTTCCGCACCGACGTGGAGAAGAAGCCGCTGCCCGGCGCGCCCGACTGGAAGGTCTCCCAGCCGGGGTACGTCGTCGAGGAGGTCGGCGACGACATGAAGCTGCCGGTCAACATCGCCATGGTGCCCGGCTGGAACGGCGACCCGACCAAGCCGCTGTTCTACGTCACCGAGCTGTACGGCCGCATCAAGGTCTTCACCGGCGACTTCAAGAAGAGCACCTACGCCGACGACCTGCTCGACTTCGACCCGAGCGCCCAGTTCCCGGGCACCGGCGAGATGGGGCTGACCGGCATCGTGGTCGACCCGAAGAGCGGCGACGTCTTCGCCTCGATGATCACCAAGGACGACGGCGACCTGCTGCCGAAGATCGTCCGGTTCCACAGCACCGACGGCGGCCTGACCGCCGCGACGAAGACCACGGTCATCAAGATGGACGACGAGGAGCAGTCGGCCTCGCACCAGATCTCGAACCTGACCATCGGCCCGGACGGCAAGCTGTACGTGCACCTGGGCGACGGTTTCGACGCGAGCACCGCCAAGGACCTGGACTCCTTCCGCGGCAAGGTGCTGCGGATGAACCTCGACGGCACCGCGCCGGCCGACAACCCGTTCTACGACGCCAAGAAGCCGGACAAGGCGCGCAGCTACGTCTGGGCGTACGGCTTCCGCAACCCGTTCGGCGGGGCGTGGCGCGCCACCGACGGCCAGCACTACGAGGTGGAGAACGGGCCGTCGTCCAACGACCGGTTCGCCCGCGTCACCAAGGGCGCCGACTACCACTGGAGCGGCGGCTCCAGCGGCCTGACCAAGAACGCGCTGTACAACTGGAAGACGACCCAGGGCCCGGTCAACGTGGCCTTCACCGAGCCGGACGTGTTCCACGCCGCGGGCTTCCCGCAGGACAAGTACGGCCACGCGTTCGTCACCCTCAGCGGCCCGACCTGGGCGTCGGGCCCGCAGAGCCGCGGCAAGCGGATCGTGGAGTTCGAGTTCGACAAGGACGGCTCGGTCGAGGACCCCAAGACCCTGATCCAGTACACCGGCAGCGGCAAGACCAGCGTCGCCGGCCTGGCCCCGGGGCCCGACGGGCTCTACTTCACCGGCCTGTACCCCAAGAGCGGCGACGCCACCGACAGCGGCGCCAAGATCTACCGCGTCCGGTACGTGCAGAAGGCGTCCTCCGCACCGGTCACCGTCTACTCCGACAGCGCGTTCCGGGGTGACTCCGCGAAGCTCGGCACCGGCATCACCGACGGCACCGGCACCGGCTTCGGCGGCGTCAAGGACGACAGCGTCAGCTCGCTGAAGGTGGCCGGCGGCTACCGGGCCGTCGTCTGCGCGGGCGGCACCGCCGCCCCGACCGGCCTGGGCACGTGCCGCTACTTCGGTCCGGGCGAGCACCCGGCCCTGGACGTCCTCAACGACCAGGCGTCGCTGATCGCCGTGTTCAGCAACCCGGAGGCGGGCCGCGGCGTGGTCGGCTACCGCGACGCCGACCTCGGCGACGTGGCGCAGACCCTGGGCACCGGCATGTACGAGTCGGTCGCGGGCGAGCTCGACGGCGGCGACAGCGCCCCGATCAACGCGCTGAAGGCCAACCCCGGCTACCGGGCGATCGCCTGCGACAAGGACCGCACCGGCGGCGCCGCGCTGGGCACCTGCCGCATCTTCGACAGCGGCACGTACAAGGACCTGGGCGACCTGGCCGGCAAGATCTCGCTGGTCGGCGTCGTCGGCCCGCCGGTCACCGCGTTCGCGCAGGCCGGTGCGAAGGGCGACGAGCAGAGCTTCGAGCCCGGGGTGTACGAGGGCAGCCGCGGCGAGCTCAAGGGTGTCGGCGACAACGCCGTCACCACCCTGCGGGTGGAGCCCGGCTTCCACGCCGTGGCCTGCGCCAACGACGGCAGCACCGGGGCGGGCACGGCCACGCTGGGCCGCTGCCGCTCGTTCCCGGCCGGGGAGCACAACCTCGCCGGCACCGACCTCGACGACGCGGTGTCGCTGCTCGCGGTCTACGCCGGACCGGGCACGGGTGAGGGCGCCAAGGCGTACCAGGACCGCGACCTGCAGGGCAGCAGCAGCACCTACGGCAGCGGCCTGTACGAGGCGGCGCTGGACCAGCTCGGCAAGGTCGGCAACGACAAGGCCACCTCGCTGCGGGTGACCCCGGGCTGGCGGGCGGTCGGCTGCGAGCAGTCCAGCGGCAAGAACACCGTGGTGGACCTGGGGCTGTGCCGGTACTTCGGGCCGGGCGACTACCCGTTCGTGGGGGCCGACCTCAACGACAAGATCTCGATGCTGGCGGTGGGCCCGCGGCCGCAGGTGGCGGCCAAGGGCTGA
- a CDS encoding DUF6886 family protein, with the protein MLHFSEDPTITRFDPHVAATARQPEAYVWAVDHDRCPDYWFPRDCPRALTWVGPNTTTADAAAILGPGGGTRLHAVEYGWLPRLRSVRLYAYRLPADRFRPFGEPVPHAHVATEPVLPLGPAEPVGDLLELHDQAGIQLRVLDNLWPLWEAVIASTMQFSGIRLAGARPALRTR; encoded by the coding sequence GTGCTCCACTTCTCGGAAGACCCGACGATCACCCGGTTCGACCCGCACGTGGCCGCCACGGCCCGCCAGCCCGAGGCGTACGTCTGGGCCGTCGACCACGACCGCTGCCCCGACTACTGGTTCCCGCGCGACTGCCCCCGGGCGCTGACCTGGGTCGGCCCCAACACCACGACCGCCGACGCCGCCGCGATCCTCGGCCCCGGCGGCGGCACCCGGCTGCACGCCGTCGAGTACGGCTGGCTGCCGCGACTGCGATCGGTGCGCCTGTACGCGTACCGGCTGCCCGCCGACCGGTTCCGCCCGTTCGGCGAGCCGGTCCCGCACGCCCACGTCGCCACCGAGCCGGTGCTGCCGCTCGGCCCCGCCGAACCCGTCGGCGACCTGCTGGAACTGCACGACCAGGCGGGCATCCAGCTGCGCGTGCTCGACAACCTGTGGCCCCTGTGGGAGGCCGTCATCGCCTCCACCATGCAGTTCAGCGGCATCCGCCTCGCCGGCGCCCGCCCCGCCCTCAGAACGCGCTGA
- a CDS encoding glycoside hydrolase family 15 protein, producing the protein MGPDEDGDGRYLPISEHGMIGDMRSVALVGVDGTIDWYCCPSFDAPSVFAAILDADRGGSFRLTASVPSRTKQFYFPDTNVLITRFFAEDGVGEIQDFMPILGDSTEADRHRLIRRVLCVRGTMPFSAVVAPRFDYGRSSHTVRRQDGMLVFECPHLKLALTASVPVADDGRDARAEFTLSEGETAVFALDRVDGGLAPRDCPLHEAAEQFEQTVCYWRRWLSQSRYRGRWREMVHRSALTLKLLTYAPTGAIVAGPTTSLPEQIGGERNWDYRYVWIRDAGFCVYAMLRLGFTTEATAFMEFLSRHVSLRGGDQAPLQIMYGIDGRTDLPEQELPNLEGYRGSAPVRIGNGAVDQLQLDIYGALIDSIYLYDKWVQPISSDRWEEVHDLVDWVCEHWDTPDEGIWETRGGRKNFLFSRLMCWVAIERAMRMANRRGLPADLRRWREARDAVYHWIMKKGWSPERAAFTQHEGADVLDASVLMMPMMKFMAPTDPRWLSTLDALTADLVSDSLVYRYDPKASPDGLRGDEGTFSICSFWYVEALTRAGRLDDAQLAFGKMLTYANHVGLYAEQIGQTGEQLGNFPQAFTHLALISAAFNLDRALG; encoded by the coding sequence GTGGGGCCGGATGAGGACGGGGACGGACGCTACCTGCCGATCTCCGAGCACGGCATGATCGGCGACATGCGCAGCGTCGCGCTGGTCGGCGTGGACGGCACCATCGACTGGTACTGCTGCCCGAGCTTCGACGCGCCCAGTGTGTTCGCCGCGATCCTGGACGCCGACCGGGGCGGTTCGTTCCGGCTGACAGCCTCGGTGCCGTCCCGCACCAAGCAGTTCTACTTCCCCGACACCAACGTGCTGATCACCCGGTTCTTCGCCGAGGACGGGGTGGGGGAGATCCAGGACTTCATGCCGATCCTGGGCGACTCGACCGAGGCCGACCGGCACCGGCTGATCCGCCGGGTGCTGTGCGTACGCGGCACCATGCCGTTCTCGGCGGTGGTGGCGCCCCGGTTCGACTACGGCCGCTCGTCGCACACGGTCCGCCGCCAGGACGGCATGCTGGTGTTCGAATGCCCGCACCTGAAGCTCGCGCTGACGGCCAGCGTCCCGGTCGCCGACGACGGGCGCGACGCCCGCGCCGAGTTCACCCTGTCCGAGGGGGAGACGGCGGTGTTCGCCCTGGACCGCGTCGACGGCGGGCTCGCGCCCCGCGACTGCCCGCTGCACGAGGCGGCCGAGCAGTTCGAGCAGACGGTCTGCTACTGGCGCCGCTGGCTGAGCCAGTCGCGCTACCGGGGCCGGTGGCGCGAGATGGTGCACCGCAGCGCGCTGACCCTCAAGCTGCTGACGTACGCCCCGACCGGCGCGATCGTGGCCGGGCCGACCACCAGCCTGCCGGAGCAGATCGGCGGCGAGCGCAACTGGGACTACCGCTACGTCTGGATCCGCGACGCGGGCTTCTGCGTGTACGCGATGCTGCGGCTCGGCTTCACCACCGAGGCGACCGCGTTCATGGAGTTCCTGTCCCGGCATGTCAGCCTGCGCGGCGGTGACCAGGCCCCGTTGCAGATCATGTACGGCATCGACGGCCGCACCGACCTGCCCGAGCAGGAGCTGCCGAACCTGGAGGGCTACCGCGGCTCGGCGCCGGTGCGCATCGGCAACGGCGCCGTCGACCAGCTCCAGCTCGACATCTACGGCGCCCTCATCGACTCGATCTACCTGTACGACAAGTGGGTGCAGCCGATCTCCAGCGATCGCTGGGAGGAGGTGCACGACCTGGTCGACTGGGTCTGCGAGCACTGGGACACCCCCGATGAGGGCATCTGGGAGACGCGCGGCGGGCGCAAGAACTTCCTGTTCTCGCGGCTGATGTGCTGGGTCGCCATCGAGCGGGCGATGCGCATGGCCAACCGGCGCGGCCTTCCCGCCGACCTGCGCCGCTGGCGGGAGGCCCGCGATGCGGTCTACCACTGGATCATGAAGAAGGGCTGGTCGCCGGAGCGCGCCGCGTTCACCCAGCACGAAGGCGCCGACGTGCTGGACGCCTCGGTGCTGATGATGCCGATGATGAAGTTCATGGCGCCCACCGATCCGCGCTGGCTGTCCACGCTGGACGCGCTCACCGCCGACCTGGTCTCCGATTCGCTGGTCTACCGGTACGACCCCAAGGCCAGCCCCGACGGGCTGCGCGGCGACGAGGGCACCTTCTCGATCTGCTCGTTCTGGTACGTCGAGGCCCTCACCCGGGCCGGGCGCCTGGACGACGCGCAGCTGGCGTTCGGCAAGATGCTCACCTACGCCAACCACGTCGGGCTGTACGCCGAGCAGATCGGCCAGACCGGCGAGCAACTGGGCAACTTCCCGCAGGCGTTCACCCACCTCGCCCTGATCAGCGCCGCCTTCAACCTCGACCGGGCGCTGGGCTGA
- a CDS encoding maleylpyruvate isomerase N-terminal domain-containing protein yields the protein MTPMRTAFLAAARSAAALLADPAVAKSWTDPSALSGFTVGGLAEHLGSQLLSLPKLLADLPGDGEVIGVLDHYAKARWVGADLDATINVAIRRGGEQAAAEGAAALAARVGELVGRLPEVLAGAPADQYVVPPAGPWRLSLDDYLLTRLMEITVHSDDLACGLDIPTPELPAEVTEPVLALLSALAVRRHGPTAVLRALSRSERSPATISAF from the coding sequence ATGACCCCGATGCGTACGGCGTTCCTCGCCGCCGCCCGCTCCGCGGCCGCCCTGCTGGCCGACCCCGCCGTGGCCAAGTCGTGGACCGACCCGAGCGCGCTGTCCGGTTTCACCGTCGGCGGCCTGGCCGAGCACCTGGGCAGCCAGTTGCTGTCGCTGCCGAAGCTGCTGGCCGACCTGCCCGGCGACGGCGAGGTGATCGGGGTGCTGGACCACTACGCCAAGGCCCGCTGGGTCGGCGCCGACCTCGACGCCACCATCAACGTGGCGATCCGCCGCGGCGGGGAGCAGGCCGCCGCCGAGGGCGCGGCCGCGCTGGCCGCGCGGGTCGGCGAGCTGGTGGGCCGGCTGCCGGAGGTGCTCGCGGGCGCCCCGGCCGACCAGTACGTCGTGCCGCCCGCCGGGCCCTGGCGGCTCAGTTTGGACGACTACCTGCTCACCCGGCTGATGGAGATCACCGTCCACTCCGACGACCTGGCCTGCGGGCTGGACATCCCGACGCCGGAGCTGCCCGCCGAGGTCACTGAGCCGGTGCTCGCCCTGCTGTCCGCCCTGGCCGTACGCCGCCACGGCCCCACCGCCGTGCTGCGCGCCCTCAGCCGCTCCGAACGCTCCCCGGCCACCATCAGCGCGTTCTGA
- a CDS encoding DUF952 domain-containing protein, producing the protein MIYQIALPEDWAQAQYTGSYTVSTRGVSLEQEGFLHASDTLEQIRAVRGRYYADRDDLLLVEIDESLLDVPVVRESPAGSAELYPHIYGPLPLSAVVRVGPLP; encoded by the coding sequence ATGATCTACCAGATCGCGCTGCCCGAGGACTGGGCGCAGGCGCAGTACACCGGCTCGTACACCGTCTCCACCCGGGGCGTCAGCCTGGAGCAGGAGGGATTCCTGCACGCCAGCGACACCCTGGAGCAGATCCGGGCGGTGCGGGGGCGGTACTACGCCGACCGGGACGACCTGCTGCTGGTCGAGATCGACGAGTCGCTGCTCGACGTGCCGGTGGTCCGCGAGAGCCCGGCCGGCTCGGCCGAGCTGTACCCGCACATCTACGGCCCGCTGCCGCTGTCGGCCGTGGTCCGGGTCGGCCCGCTGCCGTAG
- a CDS encoding glycine hydroxymethyltransferase, giving the protein MSGELTNESQAFRYALEAVRAVEPAVAAAIGQELADQRESLKLIASENYASPAVLLAMGNWFSDKYAEGTVGRRFYAGCRNVDTVEGLAAQHAKELFGAQHAYVQPHSGIDANLVAFWAILAARVESPALEKAQVRHVNDLTEADWFNLRRELGDQRMLGMSLDAGGHLTHGFRPNISGKMFEQRSYGTDPATGLIDYAALRETAREFRPLIIVAGYSAYPRLVNFATMREIADEVGATLMVDMAHFAGLVAGKVLTGDYDPIPHAQIVTTTTHKSLRGPRGGMVLCQSELADQVDRGCPMVLGGPLPHVMAAKAVALAEAKRPEFRDYAQRIVDNSKALAEGLLRRGATLVTGGTDNHLVLLDVSSYGLTGRQAESALLDSGIVTNRNAVPQDRNGAWYTSGVRLGTPALTTRGLGTAEMDQVADLIHTVLSQTTPAAGADGKVSLAQYRLADGVADTVSRRAADLLSGHPLYPTVDLG; this is encoded by the coding sequence ATGTCCGGTGAGCTGACCAATGAATCCCAGGCCTTCCGGTACGCGCTGGAGGCCGTACGCGCGGTGGAGCCCGCCGTCGCCGCCGCGATCGGCCAGGAACTGGCCGACCAGCGCGAATCGCTGAAGCTGATCGCCAGTGAGAACTACGCCTCGCCCGCGGTGCTGCTGGCGATGGGCAACTGGTTCAGCGACAAGTACGCCGAGGGCACCGTGGGCCGCCGCTTCTACGCGGGCTGCCGCAACGTCGACACCGTCGAGGGCCTGGCCGCGCAGCACGCCAAGGAGCTGTTCGGGGCGCAGCACGCGTACGTGCAGCCGCACTCGGGCATCGACGCGAACCTGGTCGCGTTCTGGGCGATCCTGGCCGCCCGGGTGGAGAGCCCGGCGCTGGAGAAGGCGCAGGTGCGCCACGTCAACGACCTGACCGAGGCGGACTGGTTCAACCTGCGCCGCGAGCTCGGCGACCAGCGGATGCTGGGCATGTCGCTGGACGCGGGCGGCCACCTGACCCACGGCTTCCGCCCCAACATCTCCGGCAAGATGTTCGAGCAGCGCAGCTACGGCACCGACCCGGCCACCGGCCTGATCGACTACGCGGCCCTGCGCGAGACGGCCCGGGAGTTCCGGCCGCTGATCATCGTGGCGGGCTACTCGGCGTACCCCCGGCTGGTGAACTTCGCGACCATGCGGGAGATCGCCGACGAGGTCGGCGCGACCCTGATGGTCGACATGGCGCACTTCGCGGGCCTGGTCGCGGGCAAGGTGCTCACCGGCGACTACGACCCGATCCCGCACGCGCAGATCGTCACCACCACCACGCACAAGTCGCTGCGCGGCCCGCGCGGCGGCATGGTGCTGTGCCAGTCCGAGCTGGCCGACCAGGTCGACCGCGGCTGCCCGATGGTGCTCGGCGGCCCGCTGCCGCACGTGATGGCGGCCAAGGCGGTCGCGCTGGCCGAGGCGAAGCGGCCGGAGTTCCGCGACTACGCCCAGCGCATCGTGGACAACTCGAAGGCGCTGGCCGAGGGCCTGCTGCGGCGCGGCGCGACGCTGGTGACCGGCGGCACCGACAACCACCTGGTGCTGCTGGACGTCTCGTCGTACGGCCTGACCGGCCGCCAGGCCGAGTCGGCGCTGCTGGACTCGGGCATCGTCACCAACCGCAACGCGGTGCCGCAGGACCGCAACGGCGCCTGGTACACCTCCGGCGTCCGGCTGGGCACCCCGGCGCTGACCACGCGCGGGCTCGGCACCGCCGAGATGGACCAGGTCGCCGACCTGATCCACACGGTGCTGTCGCAGACCACGCCGGCGGCCGGCGCCGACGGCAAGGTCTCGCTCGCGCAGTACCGGCTGGCCGACGGGGTCGCCGACACGGTCTCCCGCCGCGCCGCCGACCTGCTGTCCGGCCACCCGCTGTACCCGACCGTCGACCTGGGCTGA